The following are from one region of the Pseudomonas putida genome:
- the mscK gene encoding mechanosensitive channel MscK has protein sequence MSLRVYLRTALLGLCLSLSFAATAAEAPTTASIQNSLDKIAERKLPEAEQKALQQVLEQTLSLLASKEDNEKKLAALKQQLAGAPKETSDSQRELARLKESKPQPVAQRYAALSVPQLEQMLSERSTLQGELQKALSEANSLIINSQTRPERAQAEISNSQARTQQINSILKTGKDAGKPINADQRNQLNAELASLNALTLLRRQELAGNSLLQDLGNARHDLLIERAARLEQEIQDLQTLINDKRLAQSQEAVTQQSIEAQKAGGSSLLATESAVNLKLSDYLLKSTDRLNELTQQNLRTKQQLDSLTQADQALDEQINVLKGSLLLSKILYKQKQTLPHLKVDRDLADQIADTRLYQFEVNQQREQMSSPVTYVDKLLAAQPQEEVTPQLRKALLEVAITRSDLLERLNRELSALLNESITLQLNQKQLLGTAQSLRTTLDEQMFWIPSNKPLDWDWLRYVPERLADQVANLPWGSGLKELADGLSQRPLLFLPLLLVIGALLWRRKYLYQRLGKVHQDIGHFRRDSQWHTPQAILINILLAMPVSLGLALCSYALQIDARGQNANLGAALWQLAQAWLVFYTAYRVLAPGGVAEIHFRWHKPQVEFLRGWVRRLGTVVLALVGVVAVAEHQPSALADDVLGIGVVLTCYALMAWLLSRLLLSSPAHRDTSLFRKAVGVAFTALPIALFVAVCFGYYYTALKLTDRLIYTLYLLLFWLVIEAAFVRGLSVAARRLAYQRALSKRAAVKEGLDGEVITEEPTLDIEQVNQQSLRLIRLALLGGFIAGLYWVWSDLISVFAYLNNFVLYEYTSGTGAAASMVPISLGDLLGALVIVGITFALAGNLPGLLEVLVLSRLNLAQGSAYATTTLLSYTIVGIGIVSTLSTLGVSWDKLQWLVAALSVGLGFGMQEIFANFISGIMILFERPVRIGDTITIGNLSGTVSKIRIRATTITDFDRKDIIVPNKTFITGQLINWSLTDTVTRVTLKLGIDYGSDLDLVRDLLLKGAHENPRVLKDPEPIVYFLNFGESSLDHELRMHVRDLGDRNPTLDEINRYINREFKAHNIKISVRQVEVFLMDPKGGKQQLIPVEQPKPDGTASA, from the coding sequence ATGTCCCTGCGCGTGTACCTTCGCACAGCCCTGCTCGGGCTGTGCCTGTCTCTCTCTTTTGCAGCAACTGCAGCAGAAGCCCCGACCACCGCCAGCATCCAGAACAGCCTCGACAAGATCGCCGAGCGCAAGCTGCCCGAGGCCGAGCAGAAAGCCCTGCAGCAGGTGCTGGAGCAAACCCTCAGCCTGCTCGCCAGCAAGGAAGACAACGAGAAGAAACTCGCCGCGCTTAAGCAGCAGCTGGCCGGTGCGCCGAAAGAAACCAGTGACAGCCAGCGCGAACTGGCCAGGCTCAAGGAAAGCAAGCCTCAGCCGGTGGCCCAGCGTTACGCCGCCCTCTCCGTGCCGCAACTGGAGCAGATGCTCAGCGAGCGCAGCACCCTGCAGGGCGAGCTGCAGAAGGCGTTGTCCGAAGCCAACAGCCTGATCATCAACTCGCAGACCCGCCCGGAACGCGCCCAGGCCGAGATCAGCAACAGCCAGGCACGCACCCAGCAGATCAACAGCATCCTCAAGACCGGCAAGGACGCCGGCAAACCGATCAACGCCGACCAGCGCAACCAGTTGAATGCCGAACTGGCCTCGCTGAACGCACTGACCCTGCTGCGCCGCCAGGAGCTGGCCGGCAACAGCCTGCTGCAAGACCTGGGCAATGCCCGCCACGACCTGCTGATCGAGCGCGCCGCACGTCTGGAGCAGGAAATCCAGGATCTGCAGACCCTGATCAACGACAAGCGCCTGGCCCAGTCCCAGGAAGCGGTCACCCAGCAGTCGATCGAAGCCCAGAAAGCCGGCGGCAGCAGCCTGCTGGCCACCGAAAGCGCGGTCAACCTCAAGCTCTCCGACTACCTGCTGAAAAGCACTGACCGCCTCAACGAGCTGACCCAGCAGAACCTGCGCACCAAGCAGCAACTGGACAGCCTGACCCAGGCCGACCAGGCGCTGGACGAGCAGATCAACGTGCTCAAGGGCAGCCTGCTGCTGTCGAAAATCCTCTACAAGCAGAAGCAGACCCTGCCGCACCTCAAGGTCGACCGCGACCTCGCCGACCAGATCGCCGACACCCGCCTGTACCAGTTCGAGGTCAACCAGCAACGCGAGCAGATGAGCAGCCCGGTCACCTACGTCGACAAGCTGCTGGCCGCCCAACCACAGGAAGAAGTGACGCCACAGCTGCGCAAGGCCCTGCTGGAAGTGGCGATAACCCGCAGCGACCTGCTGGAGCGGTTGAACCGCGAGCTGTCGGCATTGCTCAACGAATCGATCACCCTGCAGCTCAACCAGAAGCAGCTGCTGGGCACCGCCCAGAGCCTGCGCACCACCCTCGACGAGCAGATGTTCTGGATCCCCAGCAACAAACCGCTGGACTGGGACTGGCTGCGCTATGTGCCGGAACGCCTGGCCGACCAGGTGGCCAACCTGCCGTGGGGCTCGGGCCTGAAGGAACTGGCCGACGGCCTGAGCCAGCGCCCGTTGCTGTTCCTGCCGCTGCTGCTGGTGATCGGCGCCCTGCTGTGGCGGCGCAAATACCTGTACCAACGGCTGGGCAAGGTGCACCAGGACATCGGCCATTTCCGTCGTGACAGCCAGTGGCATACACCGCAGGCAATCCTCATCAACATCCTGCTGGCAATGCCGGTCAGCCTGGGCCTGGCCCTGTGCAGCTACGCCCTGCAGATCGACGCCCGCGGGCAGAATGCCAACCTCGGCGCTGCCCTCTGGCAACTGGCCCAGGCCTGGCTGGTGTTCTACACCGCCTACCGCGTCCTCGCCCCGGGCGGCGTGGCGGAAATCCACTTCCGCTGGCACAAGCCGCAGGTCGAGTTCCTGCGCGGCTGGGTGCGCCGCCTGGGCACCGTGGTACTGGCACTGGTCGGTGTGGTGGCGGTGGCCGAACATCAGCCTTCGGCCTTGGCCGATGATGTACTGGGTATCGGCGTGGTGCTGACCTGCTATGCACTGATGGCCTGGCTGCTCAGCCGGCTGCTGCTCAGCAGCCCGGCGCACCGCGACACCTCGCTGTTCCGCAAGGCCGTGGGCGTGGCCTTCACCGCCCTGCCCATCGCCCTGTTCGTGGCCGTGTGCTTCGGCTATTACTACACCGCGCTGAAACTGACCGACCGGCTGATCTATACCCTGTACCTGCTGCTGTTCTGGCTGGTGATCGAAGCCGCATTCGTGCGCGGCCTGTCGGTGGCGGCACGGCGCCTGGCCTACCAGCGCGCGCTAAGCAAGCGGGCAGCGGTCAAGGAAGGGCTGGATGGCGAGGTCATCACCGAAGAACCGACACTGGACATCGAACAGGTCAACCAACAGTCGCTGCGCCTGATTCGCCTGGCGCTGCTTGGCGGCTTCATCGCCGGCCTGTACTGGGTGTGGTCGGACCTGATCTCGGTGTTCGCCTACCTCAACAACTTCGTCCTCTACGAATACACCAGCGGCACTGGCGCTGCCGCCAGCATGGTACCTATCAGCCTCGGCGACCTGCTGGGCGCTCTGGTGATCGTCGGCATCACCTTCGCCCTGGCCGGCAACTTGCCGGGTCTGCTGGAAGTGCTGGTGCTGTCACGCCTGAATCTTGCCCAAGGCAGTGCCTACGCCACCACCACGCTGTTGTCGTACACCATCGTCGGTATCGGTATCGTCAGCACCTTGTCGACCCTGGGGGTCAGCTGGGACAAGCTGCAATGGCTGGTAGCCGCGCTGTCGGTGGGCCTGGGCTTCGGCATGCAGGAAATCTTCGCCAACTTCATCTCCGGCATCATGATCCTGTTCGAGCGCCCGGTACGGATTGGCGACACCATCACCATCGGCAACCTGTCGGGCACGGTGAGCAAGATCCGCATCCGTGCCACCACCATCACCGACTTCGACCGCAAGGACATCATCGTCCCCAACAAGACCTTCATCACCGGCCAGCTGATCAACTGGTCGCTGACCGACACGGTCACCCGGGTAACGCTGAAGCTGGGCATCGACTATGGCTCGGACCTGGACCTGGTGCGCGATCTGCTGCTCAAGGGCGCCCATGAAAACCCACGCGTACTCAAGGACCCGGAGCCGATCGTGTACTTCCTCAACTTCGGCGAGAGCTCGCTGGACCACGAGCTGCGCATGCACGTACGCGACCTGGGCGACCGCAACCCGACGCTGGACGAGATCAACCGCTACATCAACCGCGAATTCAAGGCGCACAATATCAAGATCTCGGTGCGCCAGGTCGAGGTGTTCCTGATGGACCCGAAGGGCGGCAAACAGCAGCTGATTCCGGTGGAACAGCCAAAACCGGATGGCACTGCTTCGGCCTGA
- the trxC gene encoding thioredoxin TrxC: MSEPLVIPCPHCNGLNRLPAERLGDAPKCGRCKQAVLLSTPFELSEASYASQIKGDLPLLVDIWADWCGPCKSFAPTFEQAARQLAGRCRLAKLDSEANRNLAGQLGIRSIPSLLLFKNGREVSRQAGAFPLQSLLEWLRSQGV, translated from the coding sequence ATGTCCGAACCACTGGTAATCCCCTGCCCCCACTGCAACGGCCTCAACCGCCTGCCCGCCGAGCGCCTGGGCGACGCGCCGAAATGCGGCCGCTGCAAACAGGCCGTGCTGCTCAGCACCCCCTTCGAACTCAGCGAAGCCAGCTACGCCAGCCAGATCAAAGGCGACCTGCCATTGCTGGTCGACATCTGGGCGGATTGGTGCGGCCCGTGCAAGTCCTTCGCCCCCACCTTCGAACAGGCCGCCCGCCAACTGGCCGGCCGCTGCCGCCTGGCCAAGCTCGACAGCGAAGCCAACCGCAACCTGGCCGGGCAACTGGGCATCCGCTCGATCCCCAGCCTGCTGCTGTTCAAGAATGGCCGTGAAGTCAGTCGCCAGGCCGGGGCGTTTCCACTGCAGTCGTTGCTGGAGTGGTTGCGTAGCCAGGGGGTCTAA
- a CDS encoding ParA family protein: protein MRRVVFNQKGGVGKSSIACNLAAVSANEGYRTLLIDLDAQANSTQYLTGLTGEDIPMGIADFFKQSLSSGPFSKKNKVDIYETPFDNLHVVTATAELADLQPKLEAKHKINKLRKLLDELDEDYERIYIDTPPALNFYAVSALIAADRVLIPFDCDSFSRQALYGLLAEIEELKDDHNEDLVVEGIVVNQFQSRASLPQQMLDELLAEGLPVLPVYLGSSVKMRESHHASLPLIHLEPRHKLTQQFVELHSLLEENA, encoded by the coding sequence ATGCGGCGCGTGGTGTTCAATCAGAAAGGTGGCGTGGGCAAGTCGAGTATCGCCTGCAATCTGGCGGCGGTCAGTGCCAATGAAGGCTACCGGACCCTGTTGATCGACCTGGATGCCCAGGCCAACTCGACCCAGTACCTCACCGGCCTCACCGGCGAGGACATCCCCATGGGCATCGCCGACTTCTTCAAGCAAAGCCTGTCCAGCGGGCCGTTCAGCAAGAAGAACAAGGTCGATATCTACGAAACCCCGTTCGATAACCTGCACGTGGTGACCGCCACTGCCGAGCTGGCCGACCTGCAGCCGAAGCTTGAGGCCAAGCACAAGATCAACAAATTGCGCAAATTGCTCGACGAACTGGACGAGGACTACGAGCGCATCTACATCGATACCCCGCCGGCGCTGAATTTCTATGCGGTTTCCGCGTTGATCGCCGCCGATCGCGTGCTGATCCCCTTCGACTGCGACAGTTTTTCCCGTCAGGCGCTGTACGGCCTGCTGGCCGAGATCGAAGAACTCAAGGACGACCACAACGAAGACCTGGTGGTCGAAGGCATCGTGGTCAACCAGTTCCAGTCCCGCGCCAGCCTGCCCCAACAGATGCTCGACGAGCTGCTGGCCGAAGGGCTGCCGGTGCTACCGGTGTACCTGGGTAGTTCGGTGAAGATGCGAGAGTCGCACCATGCCAGCCTGCCGCTGATTCACCTGGAGCCCAGGCACAAGCTGACCCAGCAGTTCGTCGAGTTGCATTCGCTGCTCGAAGAGAATGCTTAG
- a CDS encoding LysR substrate-binding domain-containing protein gives MELRHLRYFIAVAEELHFGRAARQLGISQPPLSQQIQALEQELGARLFERTNRRVELSEAGRLFLDEARQALAQVARAADVARRAQLGELGEMKIGFTSSAPFTSKIPKAIHAFRQRFPAVHLNLKEMSSRDVAEGVFDESIEVGLMRPMPLPEGLVATELFREPLVAVINASHPLAEGTEHGVHMGDLADEPFVFFPRSYGSGLHAQLLSLARQAGFSPHFAQEAGEAMTIIGLVSAGLGVSVLPASFQRMRIEGVVYRTLLDEGAISAVWLVQRERGNSVMAKAFAELLTGQVGGQG, from the coding sequence ATGGAATTGCGTCATCTGCGTTACTTCATCGCCGTGGCCGAAGAGCTGCACTTTGGCCGCGCTGCTCGGCAGTTGGGTATTTCGCAACCCCCCTTGAGCCAACAGATCCAGGCGCTGGAGCAGGAACTGGGGGCCCGCCTGTTCGAGCGTACCAACCGTCGGGTCGAGCTGAGCGAGGCAGGGCGGCTGTTCCTCGACGAAGCCCGCCAGGCACTGGCGCAGGTGGCGCGGGCTGCCGATGTGGCCCGGCGTGCGCAGTTGGGTGAACTGGGGGAGATGAAGATCGGTTTTACCTCGTCGGCACCGTTCACCTCGAAGATCCCCAAGGCCATCCATGCCTTCCGCCAGCGCTTCCCGGCGGTGCACCTGAACCTCAAGGAAATGAGCAGCCGCGACGTTGCAGAAGGCGTATTCGACGAGTCTATCGAGGTGGGGCTGATGCGGCCGATGCCGCTGCCGGAAGGGCTGGTGGCCACTGAACTGTTTCGCGAGCCGCTGGTGGCGGTGATCAATGCCTCGCATCCATTGGCAGAAGGCACGGAACATGGCGTGCACATGGGCGACCTGGCCGATGAGCCGTTCGTGTTCTTCCCACGCAGCTATGGCAGCGGGTTGCATGCGCAGTTGCTGAGCCTGGCGCGCCAGGCGGGTTTCAGCCCGCATTTTGCCCAGGAAGCTGGGGAGGCGATGACCATCATTGGCCTGGTGTCGGCGGGGCTTGGGGTGTCGGTGCTGCCGGCGTCGTTCCAGCGCATGCGCATCGAGGGGGTGGTTTATCGCACGTTGCTGGATGAAGGGGCGATATCGGCGGTATGGCTGGTGCAGCGCGAGCGCGGCAATTCGGTGATGGCCAAGGCATTTGCCGAACTGTTGACGGGGCAGGTGGGCGGCCAAGGGTAA
- a CDS encoding MFS transporter produces the protein MWIEKGTPAFMKTVLALFSGGFATFALLYCVQPMMPLLSKEFAINAAQSSLVLSVSTAMLAFGLLITGPISDRIGRKPVMVFALVCAALSTLASAIMPSWELVLATRALVGLSLSGLAAVAMTYLSEEIHPQHIGLAMGLYIGGNAIGGMSGRLITGVLIDFVSWHTAMLTIGGLALVAALVFWKVLPESRNFRAQAMNPRSLLDGFVMHFRDAGLPWLFLEAFLLMGAFVTLFNYIGYRLLAEPYHMNQALVGLLSVVYLSGIYSSAQVGALADKLGRRKVFWASIVVMAGGLLMTLASPLVMVIAGMLVFTFGFFGAHSVASSWIGRRALKAKGQASSLYLFSYYAGSSVAGTAGGVFWHQWGWNGIGLFIGSLLVVALLVALHLSKLPPKSV, from the coding sequence ATGTGGATCGAAAAAGGCACCCCCGCTTTCATGAAGACCGTGCTGGCACTGTTCAGCGGCGGCTTCGCCACCTTCGCCCTGCTGTACTGCGTGCAGCCGATGATGCCGTTGCTGTCGAAGGAATTTGCCATCAATGCGGCGCAGAGCAGCCTGGTGCTGTCGGTCTCCACAGCCATGCTGGCGTTCGGCCTGTTGATCACCGGCCCCATCTCCGACCGCATCGGGCGCAAGCCGGTGATGGTGTTTGCCCTGGTCTGCGCCGCCCTCTCCACCCTGGCCAGCGCGATAATGCCGAGCTGGGAGCTGGTACTGGCCACCCGCGCCCTGGTCGGCCTGTCACTCAGCGGCCTGGCGGCGGTGGCCATGACCTACCTGAGCGAAGAAATTCACCCACAGCACATCGGCCTGGCCATGGGCTTGTATATCGGTGGCAATGCCATTGGCGGTATGAGCGGGCGCCTGATCACCGGCGTGCTGATCGACTTCGTCAGCTGGCACACGGCGATGCTGACCATCGGCGGCCTGGCCCTGGTGGCGGCGCTGGTGTTCTGGAAGGTGCTGCCCGAATCGCGCAATTTCCGCGCGCAGGCGATGAACCCACGCAGCCTGCTGGATGGTTTCGTCATGCACTTCAGGGATGCCGGCCTGCCCTGGCTGTTCCTCGAAGCCTTCCTGCTGATGGGCGCTTTCGTCACCCTGTTCAACTACATCGGCTACCGCCTGCTGGCCGAGCCCTACCACATGAACCAGGCGCTGGTCGGCTTGCTGTCGGTGGTGTACCTGTCTGGCATCTACAGCTCGGCGCAGGTCGGCGCGTTGGCCGACAAGCTGGGCCGGCGCAAGGTTTTCTGGGCCAGTATCGTGGTCATGGCGGGCGGCTTGCTGATGACCCTGGCCAGCCCGCTGGTGATGGTGATTGCCGGCATGCTGGTGTTCACCTTTGGCTTCTTCGGCGCGCACTCGGTGGCCAGCAGCTGGATCGGCCGCCGGGCCTTGAAGGCCAAGGGGCAGGCGTCGTCGTTGTACCTGTTCAGCTATTACGCGGGGTCGAGTGTGGCCGGTACGGCGGGCGGGGTGTTCTGGCACCAGTGGGGTTGGAATGGCATCGGGTTGTTCATCGGCAGCCTGCTGGTGGTAGCGCTGCTGGTGGCGCTACACCTGAGCAAGCTGCCACCGAAATCGGTGTGA
- a CDS encoding NirD/YgiW/YdeI family stress tolerance protein, whose translation MKARYLALILAPLFSTAALAAGYTGPGAQSVTTVAAANDAADDTPVVLQGFVTKKINNDDKYEFKDNTGTITVEIDDEDLPTTPFNDKTKVKLTGEVEKHLMSREVDVDMVEIIN comes from the coding sequence ATGAAAGCACGTTATCTTGCGTTGATCCTCGCCCCGTTGTTCAGCACTGCCGCCCTGGCCGCCGGTTATACCGGCCCCGGTGCCCAGTCCGTCACCACTGTAGCAGCGGCGAACGACGCTGCCGACGACACACCAGTGGTGCTGCAAGGCTTCGTGACCAAAAAGATCAACAACGACGACAAGTACGAGTTCAAGGACAACACCGGCACCATCACCGTGGAAATCGATGATGAAGACCTGCCGACGACACCGTTCAATGACAAGACCAAGGTCAAGCTGACCGGCGAGGTGGAGAAGCACCTGATGAGCCGGGAGGTGGATGTGGATATGGTTGAGATCATCAACTGA
- the hemE gene encoding uroporphyrinogen decarboxylase, translating to MTALKNDRFLRALLKQPVDVTPVWMMRQAGRYLPEYRASRAKAGDFMSLCMNPQFACEVTLQPLDRYPLDAAILFSDILTIPDAMGLGLYFETGEGPRFKKVISTPADIEALPIPDPQKDLGYVMDAVSTIRRELNGRVPLIGFSGSPWTLATYMVEGGSSKDFRKTKAMAYDNPQALHLLLDKLAQSVTSYLNGQILAGAQAVQIFDTWGGNLSAAAYQEFSLAYMRKIVSGLIREHEGRKVPVILFTKNGGLWLESIAEAGADALGLDWTCEIGDARRRVGDKVALQGNMDPTVLYAKPEAIRKEVARILASYGHGTGHVFNLGHGITPEVDPEHAGVFINAVHELSAQYHQ from the coding sequence ATGACTGCCCTGAAGAACGATCGTTTCCTGCGTGCACTGCTCAAGCAACCCGTAGACGTCACCCCGGTGTGGATGATGCGCCAGGCCGGCCGCTACCTGCCGGAGTACCGCGCCAGCCGCGCCAAGGCCGGTGACTTCATGAGCCTGTGCATGAACCCGCAGTTCGCCTGCGAGGTTACCCTGCAGCCGCTGGACCGCTATCCGCTGGACGCAGCGATCCTGTTCTCGGACATCCTCACCATCCCCGATGCCATGGGCCTGGGCCTGTATTTCGAAACCGGCGAAGGTCCGCGTTTCAAGAAGGTCATCAGCACCCCGGCCGACATCGAAGCGCTGCCGATCCCCGACCCGCAGAAAGACCTTGGTTATGTGATGGACGCCGTCAGCACCATCCGCCGCGAACTGAATGGTCGCGTACCGCTGATCGGCTTCTCCGGCAGCCCTTGGACCTTGGCCACTTATATGGTCGAAGGCGGCTCGTCGAAGGACTTCCGCAAGACCAAGGCCATGGCCTACGACAACCCGCAGGCTCTGCACCTGCTGCTGGACAAACTGGCCCAGTCGGTCACCAGCTACCTCAATGGCCAGATCCTCGCGGGTGCCCAGGCTGTACAGATTTTCGACACCTGGGGTGGCAACCTGTCGGCGGCGGCTTACCAGGAGTTTTCCCTGGCCTACATGCGCAAGATCGTCAGCGGCCTGATCCGCGAGCACGAAGGGCGGAAGGTGCCGGTGATCCTGTTCACCAAGAACGGCGGCCTGTGGCTGGAAAGCATCGCTGAAGCCGGTGCCGACGCGCTGGGCCTGGACTGGACCTGCGAGATCGGCGATGCCCGCCGCCGCGTGGGTGACAAGGTTGCGCTGCAGGGCAACATGGACCCGACCGTGCTGTACGCCAAGCCCGAGGCCATCCGCAAGGAAGTGGCGCGCATCCTGGCCAGCTATGGCCACGGCACAGGCCATGTGTTCAACCTGGGCCACGGTATCACCCCGGAAGTCGACCCGGAGCACGCCGGCGTGTTCATCAACGCCGTGCATGAGCTGTCGGCGCAGTATCATCAGTGA
- a CDS encoding FAD-dependent oxidoreductase translates to MAERLNNDFQFIEVGRKDPKKKLLRQRKKEFVEIYEPFKPQQSVEQAHRCLGCGNPYCEWKCPVHNFIPNWLKLVSEGNILAAAELSHQTNTLPEVCGRVCPQDRLCEGACTLNDGFGAVTIGSVEKYITDTAFAMGWRPDMSKVKPTGKRVAIIGAGPAGLGCADVLVRAGVTPVVFDKNPEIGGLLTFGIPEFKLEKTVLSNRREVFTGMGIEFRLNTEVGKDVTMEQLLAEYDAVFMGMGTYTYMKGGFPGEDLPGVHDALDFLIANVNRNLGFEKSPEDFVDMQGKKVVVLGGGDTAMDCNRTSIRQGAKSVTCAYRRDEANMPGSRKEVKNAKEEGVKFLYNRQPIAIVGEDKVEGVKVVETRLGEPDARGRRSPEPIPGSEEILPADAVVIAFGFRPSPAPWFEQHGIQLDSQGRVVAPEKGKFKHQTSNPKVFAGGDMVRGSDLVVTAIFEGRTAAEGILDYLEV, encoded by the coding sequence ATGGCTGAACGTCTGAACAACGACTTCCAGTTCATCGAAGTGGGCCGCAAGGACCCGAAGAAAAAGCTGCTGCGCCAGCGCAAGAAGGAGTTCGTGGAAATCTACGAGCCGTTCAAGCCGCAGCAGTCCGTGGAGCAGGCGCACCGCTGCCTGGGCTGCGGTAACCCGTATTGCGAATGGAAGTGCCCGGTACACAACTTCATCCCCAACTGGTTGAAGCTGGTCTCCGAAGGCAACATCCTGGCCGCGGCGGAACTGTCGCACCAGACCAACACCCTGCCGGAAGTGTGCGGCCGCGTATGCCCGCAGGATCGCCTGTGCGAGGGTGCCTGCACCCTGAACGACGGCTTTGGTGCGGTGACCATCGGCTCGGTGGAGAAGTACATCACCGACACCGCCTTCGCCATGGGCTGGCGCCCGGACATGTCCAAGGTCAAACCAACCGGCAAGCGCGTCGCCATCATCGGTGCCGGCCCGGCCGGCCTGGGCTGTGCCGACGTGCTGGTACGTGCCGGTGTGACTCCGGTGGTGTTCGACAAAAACCCGGAAATCGGTGGCCTGCTGACCTTCGGCATTCCTGAGTTCAAGCTGGAAAAGACCGTGCTCAGCAACCGTCGTGAAGTGTTCACCGGCATGGGTATCGAGTTCCGCCTGAACACCGAGGTGGGCAAGGATGTGACCATGGAACAGCTGCTCGCCGAATACGACGCGGTGTTCATGGGCATGGGTACCTATACCTACATGAAGGGCGGTTTCCCGGGTGAGGACCTGCCAGGCGTGCATGATGCGCTGGATTTCCTCATCGCCAACGTCAACCGCAACCTCGGCTTCGAGAAGTCGCCGGAAGACTTCGTCGACATGCAGGGCAAGAAGGTGGTGGTGCTGGGCGGTGGTGACACCGCGATGGACTGCAACCGTACCTCGATCCGCCAGGGCGCCAAGTCGGTGACTTGCGCCTATCGCCGTGACGAAGCCAACATGCCGGGTTCGCGCAAAGAGGTGAAGAACGCCAAGGAAGAAGGCGTGAAGTTCCTCTACAACCGCCAGCCTATCGCCATTGTCGGCGAGGACAAGGTCGAAGGCGTGAAGGTGGTCGAGACCCGTCTCGGCGAACCGGATGCCCGTGGCCGTCGCAGTCCCGAGCCAATCCCGGGGTCCGAAGAGATCCTGCCGGCCGATGCGGTGGTCATCGCCTTTGGCTTCCGCCCGAGCCCCGCGCCGTGGTTCGAGCAGCATGGCATCCAACTGGACAGCCAGGGCCGTGTGGTGGCGCCGGAGAAGGGCAAGTTCAAGCACCAGACCAGCAACCCGAAAGTGTTTGCCGGTGGCGACATGGTGCGCGGGTCGGACCTGGTGGTGACGGCTATCTTCGAAGGGCGTACTGCTGCAGAAGGTATTCTGGACTACCTGGAAGTCTGA